A window of the Chloroflexus sp. Y-396-1 genome harbors these coding sequences:
- a CDS encoding Ppx/GppA phosphatase family protein → MKKLGVIDLGSNTTRLIVMAYEPGYCFRLTDEVSETVRLAEGIGPARILQPAPIRRAVEALRMFYSLCVSTGVDQVIAVGTSAIREAANQADFWAALRESTPLDLRIISAEEEAYFGYLGAINALPLHHGALFDTGGGSTQVMAVTDRALTRTFSVQAGIIRFTEQFVQSDPISRADLRRLHAAAREAFAPLDWLPDLGNGRLGGIGGTVRQLARIDQKQRGYPLERVHGYVLTRESVDRIIEELARRNRRERLQIPGIKEERVDVTLAGAVIVAAIMDRGNFPYLLVSGQGVREGIFYQHFLAEQPQPLLPEPRQFSVLNLARLTHYEPAHCARVAQLSLSLFDQLAPLHGYGAWERELLGYAAILHDIGISVGYYDHHKHGEYLIHNATLLGFSHREIVIIASLVRNHRKGWEDLTPYRMILATDDEARIARLSAMLRLAEYLERSKSQIVHDVRVQIGEEIIINVIANGDAHVEIWEASRRSGLLKRSFNREVQIRAV, encoded by the coding sequence ATGAAAAAACTGGGCGTGATCGATCTCGGTTCCAACACGACTCGCCTCATCGTGATGGCCTACGAGCCGGGATACTGCTTTCGACTAACCGATGAAGTAAGCGAAACTGTTCGCCTGGCTGAAGGGATCGGCCCTGCACGTATATTGCAACCAGCGCCAATCAGACGGGCAGTGGAAGCGTTACGCATGTTCTACTCGCTTTGTGTCTCGACCGGCGTTGATCAGGTGATCGCAGTTGGTACCAGCGCCATTCGCGAAGCTGCTAATCAAGCCGATTTTTGGGCAGCCCTCCGTGAATCGACTCCGCTTGATTTACGAATCATATCGGCAGAGGAGGAGGCCTATTTTGGCTATCTTGGTGCTATCAATGCCCTTCCCTTGCACCATGGAGCACTCTTCGATACAGGTGGCGGTTCGACCCAGGTCATGGCGGTAACTGATCGCGCCTTGACGCGCACGTTCTCCGTTCAGGCCGGGATCATTCGCTTTACCGAGCAGTTTGTGCAGAGCGATCCGATCAGTCGTGCTGATCTGCGCCGCTTGCACGCCGCAGCCCGCGAAGCCTTTGCACCGCTAGACTGGCTTCCCGATCTTGGCAATGGTCGCCTGGGTGGAATTGGAGGAACGGTGCGTCAGCTAGCCCGCATTGATCAAAAGCAGCGGGGCTATCCACTTGAGCGTGTGCATGGTTATGTACTCACCCGCGAATCTGTAGATCGAATTATCGAAGAGCTTGCTCGTCGTAATCGTCGCGAACGGTTACAGATACCGGGTATAAAAGAGGAACGGGTCGATGTAACCCTGGCCGGTGCCGTGATTGTCGCCGCCATAATGGATCGGGGCAACTTTCCGTATCTGCTGGTTAGTGGTCAGGGAGTGCGCGAAGGTATCTTCTACCAGCACTTCCTTGCCGAACAACCGCAACCGTTACTCCCTGAACCACGTCAATTCAGCGTCCTCAACCTGGCTCGCCTGACCCACTACGAGCCAGCCCACTGCGCACGGGTAGCACAGCTTAGTCTATCACTGTTCGATCAACTGGCACCGTTACACGGTTACGGTGCCTGGGAGCGTGAACTGCTCGGTTATGCCGCAATCTTGCACGACATTGGGATCAGTGTCGGGTATTATGACCATCACAAACACGGTGAGTATTTGATCCACAATGCGACGCTGCTCGGCTTTAGTCATCGTGAAATTGTGATCATCGCCAGTCTGGTACGGAATCACCGAAAAGGATGGGAAGACCTGACTCCGTACCGTATGATTCTCGCCACCGATGATGAGGCCCGGATCGCCCGCCTGAGCGCAATGCTTCGGCTTGCCGAGTATCTCGAACGGAGCAAGAGTCAGATCGTGCACGATGTGCGTGTGCAAATCGGCGAAGAAATAATCATCAACGTTATTGCTAACGGTGATGCACACGTTGAAATCTGGGAGGCTTCTCGTCGCAGTGGATTACTCAAGCGGAGTTTTAACCGCGAGGTGCAGATCAGAGCAGTGTAA
- the nrdR gene encoding transcriptional regulator NrdR, giving the protein MRCPICHFAETDVIDTRKLYDGDVIRRRRRCRACGRRFTTYERIESVSLMVVKKDGTREPYDREKIARGVRTACYRRPVSAAAIEQLVNDVETMIMSTEEQEISSQVIGDAVMQHLRNLDEVAYIRFASVYRAFSDLGKLREAVDELLERDGDRNAHPSPESTEDSVV; this is encoded by the coding sequence ATGCGGTGCCCAATTTGCCATTTCGCTGAAACTGATGTGATAGACACCCGTAAGCTGTATGACGGCGACGTTATTCGCCGCCGTCGCAGATGTCGGGCGTGTGGTCGTCGCTTTACGACCTACGAGCGTATCGAGTCGGTCAGCTTAATGGTGGTGAAAAAGGATGGCACGCGCGAACCGTATGATCGTGAGAAGATTGCGCGTGGTGTACGCACAGCCTGCTACCGCCGTCCAGTTTCGGCAGCCGCTATCGAGCAATTGGTAAACGATGTCGAAACGATGATTATGTCAACCGAAGAGCAGGAAATCAGCTCTCAGGTGATCGGTGATGCGGTGATGCAACATCTACGTAATCTCGATGAGGTTGCCTACATCCGCTTCGCTTCAGTCTACCGGGCCTTTTCTGATCTTGGCAAATTGCGTGAGGCAGTCGATGAGCTTCTTGAGCGCGATGGTGATCGGAATGCTCACCCATCGCCTGAATCAACAGAGGATTCGGTGGTATGA
- a CDS encoding restriction endonuclease, with the protein MNVETTPQPVSEPVVKMSFVQRITRSIHAIEWVQVLLVSLITAIAWCSLFLANNILQILAGVVPVMAGIYLGRKVRGEYLANGLALGLITFLFGLAIMIGYGLVGEAGIAPMPVIQLDAEQPPAPATLMDLITIYFIFSAFALIPFPAFGTVMSGRAEERNRQLQREIAERGGRLERPGVVRTLEDLQGLSLPQFGSYVLNLFRKKGFEFKDYRFIDKDKHLDLELTYEGVTYLLRLSVADKVRPGTLESLLQDMKRSGIPKGLVITSTEFTPDTIKAASGKRNVLIIDGKTLFAMAEG; encoded by the coding sequence ATGAACGTTGAAACGACACCTCAGCCGGTGTCAGAACCCGTCGTTAAGATGTCTTTTGTCCAGCGTATTACCCGTTCGATCCATGCGATTGAATGGGTCCAAGTCTTATTAGTCAGTCTGATCACTGCTATTGCCTGGTGTTCGCTGTTTTTGGCTAACAACATTCTGCAAATTCTGGCCGGCGTTGTTCCGGTTATGGCCGGTATCTATCTAGGGCGGAAAGTTCGCGGCGAGTACCTGGCCAACGGTCTGGCCCTTGGGTTGATTACCTTCCTCTTCGGCCTGGCTATTATGATCGGGTATGGTCTGGTCGGAGAAGCCGGTATTGCTCCGATGCCGGTGATCCAACTCGATGCAGAGCAGCCACCGGCGCCGGCAACATTGATGGATTTGATAACCATCTACTTTATCTTCTCTGCCTTCGCATTGATCCCCTTTCCCGCCTTCGGTACCGTGATGTCAGGTCGTGCTGAAGAGCGCAACCGGCAGTTGCAACGCGAGATTGCCGAACGCGGTGGCCGTCTTGAACGTCCTGGCGTAGTCCGCACGCTTGAAGATTTGCAGGGCCTCTCACTGCCGCAATTTGGTTCTTATGTTTTAAACCTCTTCCGCAAAAAGGGGTTTGAGTTCAAGGATTATCGCTTTATCGATAAAGATAAACATCTCGACCTCGAATTGACTTACGAAGGGGTCACCTACCTGTTGCGATTATCGGTTGCCGACAAGGTTCGTCCTGGCACGCTCGAAAGTCTGTTGCAGGATATGAAGCGATCTGGTATTCCGAAAGGATTGGTGATTACGTCAACCGAATTCACCCCTGACACAATCAAGGCGGCAAGTGGAAAACGGAATGTCCTAATTATCGATGGGAAGACGTTGTTTGCGATGGCAGAGGGGTAA
- the fabG gene encoding 3-oxoacyl-[acyl-carrier-protein] reductase: MLLDLSGRVAIVTGGSRGIGRAIAERLAGSGAAVVVNYRGNAAAAEATVATITAAGGTAIAIQGDVSQPEDVEHLVKTTLERFGRIDILVNNAGITRDTLLLRMKESDFDEVIATNLRGVFLCTRAVLRPMTKQRFGRIINITSVVGLTGNAGQANYAAAKAGILGFTKSTAREMASRGITVNAVAPGFIETEMTDALNEETRKAILATIPLGRFGQPAEVAGLVCFLASDAGAYISGQTLTIDGGMVMS; encoded by the coding sequence ATGCTGCTTGATTTGAGTGGGCGCGTGGCCATTGTGACCGGCGGCAGCCGTGGTATCGGTCGGGCTATCGCCGAGCGGTTAGCGGGGAGTGGGGCAGCCGTTGTCGTCAATTACCGTGGAAACGCAGCCGCAGCCGAAGCAACCGTGGCCACCATTACAGCCGCAGGTGGTACCGCAATCGCCATCCAGGGTGATGTCAGCCAGCCCGAAGATGTTGAACATCTGGTCAAAACCACCCTAGAGCGGTTTGGTCGTATCGATATTCTCGTTAACAATGCCGGTATCACCCGCGACACTCTGCTCCTTCGTATGAAGGAGAGCGATTTCGATGAGGTCATCGCCACTAATCTGCGCGGTGTCTTTCTCTGCACCCGTGCCGTGTTGCGGCCAATGACCAAACAACGGTTTGGTCGAATCATCAACATTACGTCGGTCGTTGGGTTAACCGGTAATGCCGGACAGGCCAACTATGCTGCGGCCAAAGCCGGGATTCTCGGTTTTACTAAATCAACTGCCCGTGAGATGGCTAGCCGCGGAATCACGGTTAATGCAGTGGCTCCGGGCTTTATCGAGACTGAAATGACCGACGCCCTCAACGAAGAGACCCGCAAAGCGATTCTGGCAACGATCCCGCTCGGTCGGTTCGGCCAGCCGGCCGAGGTTGCAGGGCTGGTCTGTTTCCTGGCTTCTGATGCCGGTGCATATATCAGTGGACAAACGCTGACTATCGACGGTGGAATGGTGATGTCCTAA
- the accC gene encoding acetyl-CoA carboxylase biotin carboxylase subunit translates to MIRKVLVANRGEIAVRIIRACQELGIRTVAAYSTADRDSLAVRLADEAVCIGPPPPAKSYLNAPALISAALVSGCDAIHPGYGFLSENPYFAEMCADCKLTFIGPPPEPIRLMGDKAIGRETMRKAGVPTVPGSDGEVRSLEEAIDIARQIGYPVLLKPSGGGGGRGMRVAYDESDLQRAFPTARAEAEAAFGNGALLLEKYLTRVRHVEIQVLADQYGNAIHLGERDCSAQRRHQKIVEEAPSPAVTPELRARMGADAVRGITSIGYVNAGTLEFLLDEDGNYYFIEMNTRIQVEHPVTEQVTGIDLVRWQLLIASGERLTLRQEDIKITRHAIECRINAEDPERDFLPASGEVEFYLPPGGPGVRVDSHLYPGYKPPGNYDSLLAKIITVGDTREEALNRMRRALHECVITGIKTTIPFQLALIDDPEFRAGRIHTGYVAELLRQWKETLNPA, encoded by the coding sequence ATGATTCGCAAAGTATTAGTAGCAAACCGTGGTGAAATTGCTGTCCGCATTATTCGGGCCTGTCAGGAATTGGGAATTCGGACGGTAGCCGCCTACAGCACTGCCGACCGTGACTCGTTGGCGGTACGCCTAGCTGATGAAGCGGTGTGTATTGGGCCACCCCCACCTGCCAAATCATACCTGAATGCGCCAGCGTTGATCAGCGCTGCACTTGTCTCGGGCTGCGATGCCATTCATCCTGGTTACGGTTTCCTTTCCGAAAATCCGTACTTTGCCGAGATGTGTGCTGATTGTAAGCTGACCTTCATTGGTCCCCCACCGGAACCGATCCGTCTGATGGGCGATAAGGCTATCGGGCGCGAAACGATGCGCAAAGCCGGTGTACCAACTGTACCCGGTTCTGATGGCGAGGTACGATCTTTGGAAGAGGCAATCGATATTGCCCGTCAGATCGGCTATCCGGTCTTATTGAAACCATCCGGTGGTGGTGGTGGGCGTGGTATGCGAGTTGCTTACGATGAATCCGATTTGCAACGCGCTTTCCCCACAGCCCGTGCCGAGGCAGAAGCAGCTTTTGGAAACGGTGCACTTTTGCTGGAAAAATACCTTACTCGTGTCCGCCACGTTGAGATTCAGGTATTGGCCGACCAGTATGGCAACGCGATCCATCTCGGCGAACGTGACTGTTCGGCGCAGCGTCGTCATCAAAAGATCGTCGAAGAAGCCCCGTCACCGGCAGTCACTCCTGAACTGCGGGCTCGCATGGGAGCCGATGCTGTGCGCGGAATCACCTCTATCGGCTACGTCAATGCCGGTACGCTAGAGTTTCTGCTTGACGAGGATGGAAACTATTACTTTATCGAGATGAATACGCGCATTCAGGTCGAGCATCCGGTTACCGAGCAGGTTACCGGTATCGATCTGGTGCGCTGGCAATTGCTCATTGCCAGTGGCGAACGCTTGACGCTCCGCCAGGAAGACATTAAAATAACGCGGCATGCAATTGAGTGCCGGATCAATGCTGAAGATCCAGAGCGTGACTTTTTGCCGGCAAGTGGTGAAGTCGAATTTTACCTGCCACCTGGTGGCCCAGGCGTTCGGGTTGACTCTCACCTCTACCCTGGCTACAAGCCACCCGGCAACTACGACTCGTTACTGGCAAAAATTATTACGGTAGGTGATACACGCGAAGAAGCGCTTAACCGGATGCGGCGGGCGCTCCACGAATGCGTCATTACCGGTATTAAAACAACCATCCCGTTTCAATTGGCCCTGATCGATGATCCGGAGTTCCGCGCTGGCCGAATTCATACTGGCTATGTCGCTGAGCTGCTGCGTCAGTGGAAAGAGACACTCAACCCGGCATAA
- the nusB gene encoding transcription antitermination factor NusB encodes MGRARLASQRHRVRIAALQILFEVDETDHAIDQVLERRLADEPMPQESADFLRRLVFGAWEHRAYLDRIIEEAAPNWPVAQMPGVDKAVLRIALFELLIDDVERTPIKAVINEAVELAKQFGSDNSSRFVNGVLGTVVTRYLADRNDEE; translated from the coding sequence ATGGGGAGGGCAAGATTGGCAAGTCAACGGCATCGAGTGCGGATCGCAGCTTTGCAGATCCTCTTTGAGGTTGATGAAACCGATCATGCAATTGATCAGGTGCTCGAACGTCGGCTCGCCGATGAACCAATGCCGCAAGAGAGCGCCGATTTCCTACGGCGTCTGGTGTTCGGCGCCTGGGAACATCGTGCTTACCTTGATCGGATTATCGAAGAGGCAGCACCTAACTGGCCGGTCGCGCAGATGCCCGGAGTCGATAAAGCGGTGTTGCGTATCGCTCTTTTCGAGTTGCTCATCGATGATGTCGAGCGAACGCCGATTAAGGCTGTTATTAATGAAGCTGTTGAACTGGCCAAACAGTTTGGCAGTGATAATTCAAGTCGATTTGTTAATGGCGTGCTCGGCACGGTAGTTACACGCTATCTGGCCGACCGTAACGACGAAGAGTAG
- a CDS encoding acyl carrier protein, giving the protein MASPEMEERLRKIIVEQLGVEPDQVVPTASFTKDLKADSLDLVELIMSIEEEFGVEIPDEEAEKIQTVADALQYLETHQSNE; this is encoded by the coding sequence ATGGCTTCGCCTGAGATGGAAGAGCGCCTGCGCAAGATTATCGTCGAACAGCTTGGTGTAGAACCAGATCAAGTTGTTCCTACCGCATCGTTCACCAAAGACTTGAAGGCCGACTCGCTCGATCTTGTAGAGCTGATTATGTCAATTGAAGAAGAGTTCGGCGTCGAGATACCAGACGAAGAGGCTGAGAAGATTCAAACCGTCGCCGATGCTCTGCAATATCTCGAAACCCACCAGAGTAACGAATAA
- a CDS encoding PLP-dependent aminotransferase family protein, which yields MTATTDRLESLFASRVREVVPPLFGAAGEPVRPLISLAYGLADPELFPRAELMAAAAEVLAYEAADSLNYALSYPGLTDQIVERLRAEGVAAQPEHVLVGYGSGQILALLPEIFVEPGDTVIIEAPSFLGAVRRFVQSRARLISIPVDEHGMNVGLLADTLRELAADGRRPKFIYTIPTFHNPTGVTLSLERRRQLVTLAAEYGVPVVEDDAYIDLRFAGEPLPSLAALDQEGWVIRVGTYSKILAPGLRIGWVHARREIIDRLLMVKAEGTTGPFITRVVARFCENGRLERHIAMLRQHYAAKCAAMAAAIRQHFPAEASFVMPAGGFFIWVKLPQGVSARALLEAARARGAEFLAGTACFVDRAQGEHAMRLAFSFQSISRIEEAIAIIGAAFADL from the coding sequence ATGACCGCAACGACCGACCGTCTTGAAAGTCTCTTTGCCAGCCGTGTGCGAGAAGTCGTACCGCCTCTGTTCGGTGCTGCTGGCGAGCCGGTACGCCCCCTGATCAGTCTGGCGTATGGCCTGGCCGATCCTGAACTCTTCCCACGAGCCGAATTGATGGCTGCTGCTGCGGAAGTTTTAGCCTACGAAGCTGCCGATTCGTTGAATTATGCCCTGTCGTATCCCGGTCTAACCGATCAAATTGTTGAGCGTCTCCGGGCTGAAGGTGTTGCGGCGCAGCCTGAACACGTGTTGGTGGGGTATGGTTCTGGTCAGATACTGGCCCTCTTACCTGAAATCTTCGTGGAGCCGGGAGATACCGTCATTATCGAAGCGCCTAGCTTTCTCGGTGCTGTGCGACGTTTTGTTCAATCGAGAGCACGTCTGATCAGCATTCCTGTTGATGAGCACGGAATGAACGTTGGATTACTGGCCGATACCTTACGTGAACTGGCGGCTGACGGTCGGCGTCCGAAGTTTATTTACACGATTCCCACATTTCACAACCCGACCGGAGTAACCTTGAGCCTAGAACGACGCAGGCAACTGGTTACCCTGGCTGCTGAATATGGTGTGCCGGTGGTTGAAGACGATGCCTACATCGATCTGCGATTTGCCGGCGAGCCATTGCCATCGCTGGCTGCGCTCGATCAGGAAGGTTGGGTCATTCGGGTAGGCACCTACTCGAAGATTCTCGCACCCGGGTTACGGATTGGGTGGGTTCATGCGCGACGTGAAATTATTGATCGTCTCCTAATGGTAAAGGCTGAAGGTACCACTGGTCCCTTCATCACCCGTGTCGTAGCTCGCTTTTGCGAGAATGGCCGACTCGAACGACATATTGCTATGCTTCGTCAGCACTATGCTGCCAAATGTGCAGCAATGGCGGCTGCGATACGTCAACATTTTCCGGCTGAGGCCAGCTTTGTCATGCCTGCTGGTGGTTTTTTCATCTGGGTCAAACTTCCGCAAGGCGTGAGCGCTCGTGCGCTTCTGGAAGCAGCCCGTGCCCGGGGGGCTGAGTTTCTGGCCGGTACGGCCTGTTTTGTTGATCGTGCGCAGGGCGAGCATGCGATGCGTCTTGCCTTCAGCTTTCAGAGCATTAGTCGCATTGAAGAGGCGATTGCGATTATTGGGGCGGCTTTTGCCGATCTTTAG
- a CDS encoding D-2-hydroxyacid dehydrogenase, with protein sequence MKLVLPGLLRDELMPRIMAVAPEATIVWFDQNGEPEAPITDAEVLLRWFFPNEQLARLVRQMPSLRWLHIPRAGVEGSLIPEVIERDIIVTNSAGVHAIPISEFVMFFALSHVKQARYLHQLQATHQWREANLQLQELAGTTMLIIGLGHIGQAIAERASAFGMRVWGSRRTPRPVAGVERVVGEGEWRSLLPAADFVVIAAPLTPATRGMFGRAELALMKPDAYLINIARGEIVDEIALIEALRTRRIAGAGLDVFAQEPLPPDSPFWTLPNVFVTPHISWSSPHIRTRTLDLFAANLRAFIYQQPLQNVVDKRAGY encoded by the coding sequence ATGAAGCTCGTTCTTCCAGGTCTACTACGCGACGAACTGATGCCACGAATTATGGCGGTTGCACCGGAGGCAACTATCGTTTGGTTCGATCAGAATGGGGAGCCAGAAGCTCCCATTACTGATGCTGAAGTTCTTTTACGCTGGTTCTTCCCCAACGAGCAACTGGCGCGGTTAGTGCGTCAGATGCCTTCACTGCGATGGCTCCATATCCCGCGTGCGGGTGTTGAAGGGTCTCTCATTCCTGAAGTTATTGAGCGCGACATTATTGTTACCAATTCAGCCGGTGTTCATGCTATTCCGATCAGCGAATTTGTGATGTTCTTCGCCCTCAGCCATGTCAAGCAGGCTCGTTATCTGCATCAGTTGCAGGCCACCCACCAATGGCGCGAGGCAAACCTGCAATTGCAGGAACTTGCCGGTACCACGATGCTGATCATTGGTTTAGGTCACATTGGACAGGCGATTGCCGAGCGTGCCAGTGCCTTTGGAATGCGCGTGTGGGGATCACGGCGAACCCCACGTCCGGTTGCCGGTGTTGAACGGGTGGTTGGTGAGGGTGAATGGCGTTCACTCCTCCCGGCAGCCGATTTTGTGGTCATTGCAGCACCGCTTACCCCGGCTACCCGAGGGATGTTTGGTAGAGCAGAACTGGCGTTGATGAAGCCTGATGCCTATCTGATCAACATTGCTCGTGGTGAAATTGTTGACGAGATCGCCTTAATTGAAGCATTACGTACCCGACGCATCGCTGGCGCCGGGCTTGACGTATTTGCCCAGGAACCGTTACCGCCAGATAGTCCATTCTGGACGCTGCCAAATGTCTTTGTAACGCCCCATATCTCGTGGAGTTCACCACATATTCGTACTCGCACGCTCGATCTGTTCGCTGCCAATTTGCGTGCCTTTATCTATCAACAGCCGCTCCAGAATGTTGTTGACAAGCGGGCTGGCTATTAG
- the efp gene encoding elongation factor P, with protein MAAGTTSDLRNGIVIRYNNDLYQVIEFQHVAPGNWRAFVRMKLKSLTTGKVIEDRVRAGAEIDIVRIERRPMQYLYREGDSFIFMDNDTFDQIPVSAELVGDAVRFMKENETVDLVYDAEKDVIIGVELPIFVNLKVVETTVAVRGDTATNVTKPATLETGAVIEVPAFINEGDVLKIDTRTGEYITRV; from the coding sequence ATGGCTGCAGGAACAACTTCTGATCTGCGCAATGGCATTGTCATTCGCTACAACAACGATTTGTACCAGGTTATTGAATTCCAGCACGTTGCCCCAGGAAACTGGCGGGCCTTCGTGCGGATGAAGCTCAAGAGCCTGACCACCGGGAAGGTGATTGAAGATCGAGTACGTGCCGGTGCAGAAATTGACATCGTGCGCATCGAGCGCCGACCGATGCAATATCTCTACCGGGAAGGTGACAGTTTCATCTTTATGGACAATGACACCTTCGATCAGATACCGGTGTCGGCTGAATTGGTCGGCGATGCAGTGCGATTTATGAAGGAGAACGAGACGGTTGATCTGGTCTACGATGCTGAGAAAGATGTCATCATCGGTGTCGAATTACCGATCTTCGTAAACCTGAAGGTAGTGGAGACAACGGTTGCAGTACGCGGGGATACAGCGACAAACGTCACCAAACCGGCCACGCTAGAGACCGGTGCGGTGATTGAGGTACCGGCCTTCATTAACGAAGGTGATGTGTTGAAGATCGATACTCGCACAGGCGAGTATATTACGCGCGTGTAG
- the groL gene encoding chaperonin GroEL (60 kDa chaperone family; promotes refolding of misfolded polypeptides especially under stressful conditions; forms two stacked rings of heptamers to form a barrel-shaped 14mer; ends can be capped by GroES; misfolded proteins enter the barrel where they are refolded when GroES binds): MAKQLIFDQQARTALKQGIDTLALAVKTTLGPRGRNVALDKKWGAPTVTHDGVSVAKEIELKDPFANLGVQLLKQAAVKTNDVAGDGTTTATVLAQAIINEGLKLVAAGANPMLLKRGLDKGGQALVARIKEQAITLKTRDEIRNVATISAQDAEVGELLATVMDKIGRDGVVTVEEGKSTHLEHELVEGMQFDRGYISPYFITDSARMEAVLDEPYILITDKKISSVKDLLPILEAVLSSGKKDLLVIAEDVDGEALATLVVNKLRGTLNALAVKAPGFGDRRKAMLQDIAILTGGTVISEEIGRKLESATLQDLGRARRVKADKDNTVIVEGFGDKQAIQARIAQLKQQIETTTSDYDREKLQERVAKLSGGVAVIKVGAPTEPAMKERKARVEDALNATRAAVEEGIVPGGGVALLNAIPALDNVTTQFEEERMALNVLRRALEEPLRQLATNAGEDGSVVVENVRNEQRKHNNNHYGYDVMTGTYVDLMEAGIIDPAKVVRSALENAISVAGMVLTTEALIVDAPEPKKKNGTPPMPDDDF, from the coding sequence ATGGCGAAACAACTGATCTTTGATCAGCAAGCTCGTACAGCACTGAAGCAAGGCATTGATACGCTGGCTCTGGCAGTAAAGACGACACTTGGCCCACGTGGTCGAAATGTCGCTCTTGATAAAAAGTGGGGCGCACCAACCGTTACCCACGACGGTGTAAGCGTTGCGAAGGAGATTGAGCTAAAGGATCCCTTCGCAAACCTGGGTGTACAATTGCTTAAGCAGGCTGCGGTCAAGACGAATGATGTAGCGGGTGACGGTACGACCACAGCGACCGTTCTTGCCCAGGCTATTATCAACGAGGGTTTGAAGCTGGTCGCCGCCGGTGCTAATCCGATGCTGCTCAAGCGCGGCCTTGACAAAGGTGGCCAGGCACTGGTTGCTCGGATCAAAGAGCAGGCTATTACCCTCAAGACGCGCGATGAAATTCGCAATGTCGCGACCATCTCGGCCCAAGATGCCGAAGTTGGTGAACTCCTAGCAACGGTCATGGACAAGATCGGTCGTGATGGTGTCGTGACGGTTGAAGAGGGTAAGAGTACCCACCTCGAGCACGAGCTGGTCGAGGGTATGCAATTCGACCGCGGCTATATCTCACCTTACTTCATCACCGACTCGGCCCGCATGGAAGCGGTGCTCGATGAGCCATATATTCTGATTACCGACAAGAAGATTAGCTCGGTCAAGGATCTGCTCCCGATCCTTGAAGCAGTTCTGAGCAGTGGCAAGAAAGATCTGCTGGTTATCGCCGAGGATGTAGACGGTGAAGCACTCGCTACCTTGGTCGTCAATAAGCTGCGCGGCACACTCAATGCGCTGGCGGTAAAGGCGCCTGGTTTCGGTGATCGCCGCAAAGCGATGCTCCAGGATATTGCTATCTTGACCGGTGGGACCGTTATCTCGGAGGAGATCGGTCGCAAGCTCGAAAGTGCCACACTGCAAGACCTTGGCCGTGCTCGCCGCGTGAAAGCCGATAAAGACAATACCGTTATTGTTGAGGGGTTTGGCGATAAGCAGGCCATTCAGGCCCGGATCGCACAGCTCAAGCAGCAAATCGAGACCACGACCTCTGACTATGATCGCGAGAAGCTGCAAGAGCGAGTCGCGAAGCTGTCAGGTGGTGTGGCGGTTATCAAGGTTGGCGCGCCGACCGAGCCGGCAATGAAAGAGCGCAAAGCGCGGGTTGAAGATGCGCTCAACGCGACACGTGCCGCTGTCGAAGAGGGTATCGTTCCCGGTGGCGGTGTAGCGCTGCTCAACGCAATCCCGGCGCTTGATAATGTAACGACGCAGTTTGAAGAGGAGCGGATGGCGCTCAACGTGTTGCGTCGCGCTCTCGAAGAGCCGCTGCGCCAGCTCGCAACCAACGCCGGTGAAGATGGATCGGTGGTGGTTGAGAATGTGCGCAATGAGCAGCGGAAGCACAATAACAACCACTACGGCTACGATGTCATGACCGGTACCTATGTTGATTTGATGGAAGCCGGTATCATCGATCCGGCCAAGGTGGTACGCTCTGCGCTTGAAAATGCGATTAGCGTTGCCGGTATGGTGCTGACTACCGAAGCCCTGATCGTCGATGCCCCTGAACCGAAGAAGAAGAATGGTACGCCACCGATGCCGGACGATGACTTCTAA
- a CDS encoding co-chaperone GroES, which yields MHVRPLNDRVVVKPKPREEKTKGGIFLPDTASKERPMEGEVIAVGPGRRTDDGKLIPMSVEVGQHVLYAKYAGTEFKIDDEEYLILQEKDILGIIVEE from the coding sequence GTGCATGTTCGACCGTTGAATGATCGTGTAGTGGTGAAACCAAAGCCACGTGAAGAGAAGACGAAAGGTGGCATCTTCTTGCCCGATACCGCGAGCAAAGAGCGCCCAATGGAGGGTGAAGTTATTGCGGTCGGGCCAGGTCGGCGAACTGATGATGGGAAACTGATCCCGATGAGTGTCGAGGTCGGTCAGCACGTGTTGTACGCCAAATATGCCGGTACTGAATTCAAGATTGACGATGAGGAATATCTAATCTTGCAGGAGAAAGATATTCTAGGAATCATCGTGGAGGAGTAA